The Helicoverpa zea isolate HzStark_Cry1AcR chromosome 2, ilHelZeax1.1, whole genome shotgun sequence DNA window GACTAGCATTTTTACTTTGAGTGGTTTCATTAGTCTTAAGTGAATCCGCTATAACAGCTTTACCTTCAGATGTATCAACAAAGACTGGATTTACTAGAGTAATTCCTGCTAAATTTTCAACAgcctagaaaaaaatattaactttagtAAACTATTGTGATAGTATTAtttgttgaaaattattatatccagttttatttttaaatacctttgtaaGTGTAGCAGACAATAAAATAGTTTGTTTTTCCTTAGACAAAAACACATCAGTCAGATGATGTTTTATATCAGTTTTATCTTCACTGCTTTCATTAAGACTAggttcttctttttcttcttcatcaGGTATTTTCTTTACAACGTTTTGTTTCATAAGAGCTATAGGATCGTACGTTGCTGCTTTCTTGTGATCTTCAATAGCTTTTACGATAGCTGCTACGTCTTTTTCATAACCCATATCTAGTAGGCGATCAGCTTCATCCAAAACTAAACAACTgagaaaattattacattatttttatatggacTTTATATAACACATACAACTTTATATAGGaccagcttccgcccgcggcttcgcccgcgtcaatTTCGGTAATATCGCGTTTCCAggagaactcttcaaaattccgggataaaaactatcctttgttctttctcaaggtcaactctatctatgtaccaaattttactaaaatcagttcagtggtttagatgtgaaagtgtaacagatagacagacagacagagttacttccgCATTTAGAATATTAGTAGCGAAGTAGCgatgagtacataaggaagtacctGTAGCCTGCAGGGGCCTACATGTGATTTCAATACACaaatcataaatataaatactagaAAACTTACCCtgtttttgcaaaattaaaagACGCTGTATGTCTTAAGTGGTCATTGATGCGTCCAGGGGTGCCAACCAATATATTAATTCCTTTCCTTAATCTAGCTTTCTCTGCTTTCCTTTTTTGACCTCCACTTAGTAAGCCAGGAACAATCCAATGAAATGgctaaaaagtattaaaattattttcaattttattaaaagccttacaatttttctttcttacaattataaaatgtaaaaaactaaagtatatttttgactcctaaaattcaaacaattttatagaaaaaaaaaaaattgtgtatcaCCTTAACTAACTTTATAAAAAGTTCATATGTCTGAACAGCAAGCTCTCTGGTTGGTATCACCACTATGACCCTGATACCATCATTCCTGTTTATCTTTGGTCTGATGGCCTGTAGCCCCTCTATGATTGGCAGAGCATATGCCAACGTCTTGCCTGACCCAGTCTGTGACCTGgtttttaaaatgataaaaatatgcattttcATATAATCAAATTATTGATAAATTATAAGGTTTTATTGCATGCAGTaactataaacaatttattacttaagtatttcataatatttcagttgcataataaaaaataactacaaaaatTATTGTGCAATTATAATGTTTATCCCGCATTCTGCTTTCCAAGACTTATAATTTAGTAGGATGAAAAATATGAACTCACCTAATGAGAACATCTCGCCCCTGCAATATAACCGGTATTGCATTCTGTTGTACTGTCATAAGTTCCTTCAAACCCATGTTCTGCTGCAGGTTGGCAACACTATGTGGGTGTATATCCAAGTCTGAGAATGTCTTGCCAGCAAACACCTGCTCCACAATAGGCTTGATAGCCCGCTGACCAATACGAGGCACTTGCggattatttttgaaaagagaAGATATCCAACCACCACTCCTAGGCTTGTTTTGTTTCAACTGTATAGTGTCACTGAGGTCTTGATAGTTTTTCCCTTGAAACTTACCCTTATTTTCACTTAAATCTCTTAATTTAGCACCTAAATCATCAGATTTGTCTTCAGCCGGAGCTTGAACTTTTGCAACCTTTTTTGGAGGCCCTTCTGCATTTTTTAAGACTGCACGGTTGACTTGAGCCAAGTTTTGTGGCCTTTTCCTTGCTATAGTTTTACCAGTGAACTTTGGGTTAGATACAAACTTGTATTCCCCCGCATTCTTCTGAGGAGCACTAGGTTTCTTCTTATCCTAACAAAACAAACTAGTTAACACAGAAACTATAAAGAATACTAAAATTGAATTATCattttaagtacttaccttTTTAGGTACCGATATATTTAACTGTAAATCATCCATATTtcacaaatacttaaaatatttacgtttcTTCAACACACGAATTGAGGTTATACGCACGTTTTGACGTTTGTTGTGTTATGGTTGGTTGACACTTTCAATGATCGTTTAGAAACGTAAAGATTTGACCTGCGAAAAGGAAAAGTTcggaaatatatgaaaaattgatttaaaaaacatCGGGTGATTTCATGTGTAGATTTCATATGTTCATGGTTAATATTGAGTAATCTGTGTCGTGCGTGTGTAACTCCGTTTATTAAATTCGTTTTGTCCGttaaaattgcatcaaaattattaaaattcatttcaCAGCTTTACTTgctgacatattttttatattcagaCAAGTTCATCTTTATGAATATTATACatttcgtcaaataactttatcCCTAACAAGTCAGCCATAAGAACTGTTGGTACTCCCTACATAAAActattattgtatgtacaacCTCTTTGGTTAGGTATGTACATAGCCGAAAAATTGATAGaagtgtgttaaaaaaaaaaaaatgtcagttgttgttgtaaaaagcttgttatgtgtgaatttataaattaaatatataattggacTCTCTTGAAGACTTTAAGACTTTTAGTATCCATTTGACGTCGGAGGATTTTTATTCCACAAATTACGCATCTGCATTAGGTTACGGGCCAGCGGAAAATCTTTCCCGTCaatatggaaaattttacaACTAAAATTCAAATCGGTCAGCTCAAAGGCAGTGAAAATTGGGCTACATGGAAGTATAAAGTTTCCGTAATGTTGCGTGGCACAGAAGGCGCCATGGAGGCAGCAGAAGGAAAGCTTCGGAAGCCGATTTTAGGAACAGGCGATGGTGCAGTGATGGCCTATAACTCAGAGTTATTGAAGTATAGGAAGGCAGACAGCAACGCCCTGCTCATAATGACCAGTAACATGACCGAAGAGACGCTGATGAAAGTCATGAGGTTCGAGACAGCACATGAAGTCTGGGAGGAACTTCATAGATTATTTGATGGACAGTCCGAAGATCGCGCATACACGTTATGCATGCAGTTTTTCAGCTATAAAAATAGTTCAGAGGATGTGTCGACAATGATGTCAAAACTGAAGAACATCTGGAACAATTTGAATGCCGAAATTTTGAAGACTGATCCTAATATGAAGTTACCAGATATGTTTTTGATTTGTAAAATTTTGGATTCCCTCGATGAAAAATTTTTCAACTTCAAATCCAGCTGGATGCTGTTGAACAAACAGGAGAGGACCATAGACACACTAACAGCACAACTCTGTGGGTACGAGAGGGCACTTAGTAATCATAATGAAGAGACTGAAGAAGTGCTCGCCTCTACCTCTAAGCcgcagctaaaaataaaatccagaGACGAGAATTTGAGGTGTAGGTACTGTTCACAAAAGGGACACCGCATCAAGAACTGCAAGCAGTGGATCCAAGATGGCAGACCGAAGAAACCACCTTCACAGTCTACGTCGACGAAGCAGCAAGTGCAGAATATTACGCTGATGATATATACTTGCTCAGAGGATAAAGATGCAGAACATTGGTATGTGGACAATGGTGCCACAACTCACGTAACCAATAGGGAAGAtatattcataaattatgaGGACTTTGGGTCGAACCACACCGTAACGACGGCAGACGGCACCGTAGTTCCTGCAAAAGGGAAAGGTTCTGTGGTGGTTGAAACAAATGTTAACGGCAAAATTATGAAGCTTACCCTAAGTGATGTCTGGTACGTGCCTAAACTAACGAAAAATCTGCTATCTATGCTAGCTGCACAGGACAAACTGCGAAACAGTACATTTATTTCCACAACTAAAGAGTGCAGATTGGAATTAAATGGTCAGGTTATTGCAGTAGGTAACAGGGAACATAATGGTGGACTGTATAAGTTACAGATGAAGACAGTTCTACCAAGTAAACCTGTACAAATTAATGCTGTTGATCCATCATGCTTACTCCAGCTATATCATGAGAGGTTTGGTCACCAGAACAAGAAGTACATTAAAGATCTTGTTAAGAGGGAACTGGGGATTAATCTAAATCTAGAGAGTGATATACAGTGCGAAGGATGCATCTATGGTAAAGCACAGCGACTGAAGTTTGGCAAGAGAGAAAGAGCTAATATGCCTGGAGAGCTGGTACACGCTGATGTATGCGGACCATTCCCGGAGAGCTATGGCaaacatctctattttgttctttttaaaGATGATTACTCCGCGTTTCGTCACGTTTTCTTCATTCGCAACAAATGTGAAGTAAAGGACAAGCTTAGTCAATTCTTAAAAGAAGCTAAAAACGCTGGACATACAGTTAGAACATTATTGAGCGATAATGGTGGCGAGTTCGACAATAAAGCTGTTCGAGATATTCTTAACAAGCAGGGAATAATCCAGCGACTCACGATGCCATACACCCCTGAGCAAAATGGGTGCGCAGAACGAGAGAACAGGACTTTAGTAGAAACCGCTCGATCATACATGCACTCGGGACAGGAGTTTCCACAAGCCTTGTGGGCAGAGCTTATTAATACAGCTGCTTACGTTCTCAATCGCACTGGACCCACTAGGGAAGCAGGGAAAGTACCGTATGAGCTTTGGCATAACAAGAAGCCTAAGATCTCTCACTTGCGTGTAATTGGTAGTGAATGTTACTTCCACATTCCTAAGCAGAAAAGGAAGAAGCTACAGAAGAAAGCTATTAAGGGCAGACTTATTGGATACGATAACGACGATGGGTATCGCATCTGGAATGGAAAAAAGACCGAAAGATCTAGAGATGTCATATTTAGTCCAAGCATCGAATTGAAAATCCCAACTGCATTGCCAAGTCTTCAAGAAGAAATGAATTTACCACCAATTAATGAACCAAGTAGCAGTGAGACAGAGGGAGATTTCGATCTGATAGACACAGAGGGAGTGATCTTATCGGAACATGTTCCAACCCAGATAAGTTCACCAATAAGAGAACCAGAAACTTGTGATAATGAGTCTAATGAACATGCTCTAGAGGGAGAGTATGATACAGCTACCAATGACGAGGCTGTATCAGGAGATCATGTTCATGATGCTTCAGAAGCAGATCAAGCAGAAGAGTTCATTGATGCTCAAGAGGAGATAAGGGAACCTGAAGTTCACAGGTATAATTTGAGAGACAGGTCAACCCTTAGACCTCCACAGCGGATGAAGGATTATATCTGCCTCATTGACTCTGATCATTTTCCTGAGTCTTACGAAGAAGCCTTGGGAAGAGAAGACAGAGATGAGTGGCTGAAGGCATTAAACACAGAAATGAGATCGCTATTGGAAAACAATGTATGGAGTCTATGTGAACTACCGCCCAACAGAAAAGCACTACCATGTAAATGGATATTCAGAATAAAAAGAAATCCAGATGGttctattgaaaaatataaggcGCGGTTAGTTGTAAAAGGCTTTAAACAGAAGAAAGGTTTGGACTATGACCAAACTTTTAGCCCCGTTGCTAGACATGCTACAATTCGAGCACTTTTGAGTGTTAGTGCTCAAGAAAAACTACATATTGTTCAGTTTGATGTAGCCACTGCGTTCCTAAATGGACGATTGACGGAGGACATTTTTATGAAGCAACCAGATGGTTATGGTGATGGTTCCAAGAAAGTGTGTCGTCTAAATCGCAGTCTGTATGGCTTAAAACAAGCACCAAGGTGCTGGAACAGCTGTTTTGAGGACATAGTACTAGAGATGGGCTTCAAACAGAGTGATGGTGATTGTTGTCTCTTCACTAAGAAAATTGGACAGAAGAAAATTCTGATCACTCTgtatgttgatgacggtttaGTCGCTGCTACAGACGCAGAGTTGGCGAATGGCTTTCTAGAAGATCTGAAAAGGAAATTAAAGATCACAGTCAAACCAGCTTCATATTATTTAGGCCTTCAAATTAAGACCGCAAGTGACGGTTCTATAACCATCAATCAAGAAGCATATTTAAAGAAGATATTAGAGCGTTTTGGGATGGTTGACTGCAATCCAGTCTCTACTCCTATAGAGAAAGAAGGTATTCAGTCAGGGAAAGTGGTCCCTGCAGAAGAACAAAAGAAGTTTCCCTATAGAGAAGCAGTCGGCGCCCTCGCTTATTTGATGGTAGGCACTCGTCCCGATATCGCTTATGCGGTGGGAGTAGCCTCTCGTAAGCTAGAAAATCCTACAAAGGAAGACTGGAACACAGTTAAAAGAATATTCCGGTACCTGAAGGGGACAATCTCTCTCGGATTGACATATGGAAGTGAGCCTAAACAGCTAATAGGCTACAGTGATGCTGATCACGGAGGAGACTCTACAACTGGAAGATCAACTACTGGCGTAGTATGTTTGTACGCTGGTGCTGCTGTGTCTTGGCTTAGTCAACGACAAGCCACAGTTGCTATATCCACAACAGAAGCGGAGATAGTGGCTGCTAGTGAAGCTGCTAGAGAACTAGTATGGCTGCAAAGAATTTTTGCAGATATGACAGATCTAGAAGAGATACCTGTCCTTAAAGTGGATAATGAGGCCGCTATAAGATTAGCTCACAACCCAGAATTCCATAAGAGGACAAAACACATCCGTACTAGACACTTCTTTGTGAGAGAAATGGTGCAAGAAGGAACTCTAACTGTTGTGAAGACAACTTCAACAGATCAGCTGGCTGATGTGTTTACCAAGGCAGTTCCCAGACCTCGGCTCGTGGATTTGCGAGAAAGGATTGGGATGCATTAGGCATCCGAATACTTCTCATCAATTAGGGAAAgtattattgtatgtacaacCTCTTTGGTTAGGTATGTACATAGCCGAAAAATTGATAGaagtgtgttaaaaaaaaaaaaatgtcagttgttgttgtaaaaagcttgttatgtgtgaatttataaattaaatatataattggacTCTCTTGAAGACTTTAAGACTTTTAGTATCCATTTGACGTCGGAGGATTTTTATTCCACAAATTACGCATCTGCATTAAAAACCTAGTAGGTACGTACTAGGTACTCACGAATAAGATACCTACACATTTTCTCACATAAGTCTATAGATGTTATAGCTAACTGCACTTCTAATTTCTACACAGtgcaatagttttttttcttctgccCTACTGTAAAATTACCACGTATAAGTGGATATTCCCAGTCTAAAgtgtaaaagtattttgtaaGCAGTATACTTATGGACACGTGCCGAAAACTCAATGATGATGCGAATTATGAATACACCACGTGGCGACGCGTGGCGCTAAAATATCTCTTTGTATAGACTATGGGGTGgaacaaatatttgaattttaaacccCATGTTAGAAAGCGAGGCATTTTATAATGGTTTTCAATACTTATGGATTATGAGAAGCGATTTTTAAGAAGTTTAATTAGGTTTAATTAGATGCACTGTTAACATTTTTTACCAACTGATGAGGATACCTCAACTGAAAAGTGTTAATTTAAGAGATCAGTTTTTCCTGTTTTTCCGCTACACAAGATTATAAACAGTTATAAAGATGGAGTTAATAAGAGAATTGAGAGGATTCAGGAACTTCCTAACACCgaaacatatttatgtaaatgaacCCTtcctatgtatgtaggtactaccTTCATatctctataaaaaaaataaaaaaaaacattcatatgaaccaaacgaaataaaaaaatcactgtacctacctacctacatggtACATACCTACACAAACAATACGTATGTTTGCATAAACTCCACTGAAAGGCAGTACCTACCGCGAAATCTGCACACTTGAAATTCAGCAAACGCACAGTTTGGGCACACAGGGAAAATGGCAGAAGGGAAGGACGGAGGCGTGAGGGCGCGTCGTGATTACGGCGCTCAACCGGGACGACCCCGCGTGCCCACGGTCCTAACACCCTTCTCTTATTTAAAGCAAACACGCTCatgatttttatgtacctaccaatAAGGGACTTTTGAAGTCAGTAAGctgtttatttgtgttattggaatgtatgtttatttttaaacaacacaCAGTTTCAGTGCAATTAGTGCCtatgaaataaacattattagtTCTTCTTATTTACCTGCTGAAAGTGCGTTCCCAACCGCAGGCATAAAATTACTTCAATACCTAATTATCCTTCATTTCAAAAACTTACCTACTTTGCATTGTGGGGGTCTGGAAAAGTGTCTCACGACGGCGTCCCTCCGTGAAGTCTCGCTCGCATTGCATTTCATTGAAAAACAACCGTGCCCATTTCTTGACATAAGTCAGTCTGACTTTACAATTTATTGTCAAgacaaacatttattaaaaattgtttaataaataaaaaataggactAGTCTCCCCCAATCACATAAAGGTACGATAGTGaaatttaatataacaattagGTTGCGATCTTGTGATCCAGATTTCTTCTTAGGTAATGTTTTATCCAACATTGCTTTTTACTTATTTCATGGGAGCGCCTGTCCTACTcagacataggtacctacactcaTGAGTATCATAGTTTGTGAGCTTGTGGCATTTGTGAGCTacctatttttttgtaatggGAGGTAGGTAGTtgcggaaagtagttccctcaggtgCGGGTTAAACCGTTTGAAATATCTAGCTATTCGTAGCGACTCAAAATTAATCTTTCCTATAAAATAGACTGAAACAGACATAAAAAAGAATGGCATTAAAACCGACGACTTGCAAGGAAGCTATAGCTCGATGGGAGAAGATTAAGGGAGAGAATTCAACTGAAGCCACGGTCATAGAGCTGCAGTTCCAGTGGCCGCCTATTGAGAAGATGGATGGTGCTCTGTCCACACTAGTGAGCTGCGAGTAAGTGCAAATTTTCTGAAGGCCTGCAATTTGAAATTCGTATTGCGATTCATTTTCTAATTGATGTTACCAATGTGGTTGAGAAGgtactataaatataatttaagtgcCTGCTACTAAGCAGGCACCTAAATTATAGCTACTAACCTACTGTAATGATCAAAACCTAGTAATAACTTTGCAGGACAAAAGACCTAAAATTATGATGTCttgtaaatacctatttattgcTGTAAGATATTGTTTACAGTTTTcgaatttatgttattttattgaacttatttTTTCAGGAAGTTAAGCCTATCTTCAAACATGATTGACAAGATAGCCGGCATTGCTGGAATGAGAAGTCTCAAGATATTATCTGTTGGGcgaaattatattaaatctttagcaGGAATCGTAAGTTGTCTGATGTCGTACTTAAAACTCTAATCGTCTTTTGTCCCACTTTTTCTAAAGAGTACTCTTGaattgataacaataatttaatcatTGGTCACGTTTATAGAACCAAGTACGGCTTTGAGACGAATggcatttctttttatttaggaAACGGTGGCAGACACATTGGAAGAATTGTGGATAAGCTACAATCCCATAGACAAGTTGAAAGGCGTCGGAACGCTCAAAAATCTGAAAGTTCTGTACATGTCTAACAATCTTATTAAGGAATGGGTGGAGTTCAATAGATTGCAGGTTTGGATGCTTACGAACTATATCTCAAACATTATAAAATCTTCCCTTTGAAATGCctcattcatttattttcgCTGATTCTCCTTCCAAACAACTCCAGTCATTTTTGTTTCCAAGACACctaaagtttaatatttcttGTCTTTTAACAGGAATGTCCATCATTAAGAGATTTGGTGTTTATCGGGAACCCGATAGTCGACAGCCAACCAGACGTGGAAACTTGGCGAAACCAGGCTTCGACTCGACTCCCGCAAATAATTAAGCTGGATGGCATACCTATCATAAGGGAATAGCTTACGTAACTATGAAACATATACCCACTTTTTACTTATTATCTACTTTTAAAGCTTTAGCTACCTAATATTAACTTACATTGTAGCGcaccttaaaaaatataagttaataagtagatacttattaatattacataTCAAAGcgttacaataaattattttaataattttatcgtaTTTATATTCAACCGAAGTAATTGCCCAATTAACTTTTATCCGGAATAAGTCAATGACAAAACTATTTCTGTCGTAATTTTCTGATATTCCTCAAAGTCCCTCAAATTCTCTGAATAAGAATTTTGATTGCGTGACACTTTCCGTAACAATGGGTGATAGAGGGCCACTTGTTTAGCCTACGAATTGAAATGACGATAATATTCGAAATAATAGCCTCGTCGCATCGCCTCGCTTGCTTGACATTTATGACAGATTATGACTCTGGCAACACTAATAACTGCTGCACACGCCATCTATCTATTAGGTGACGCAACTATAACATGACAGCGTTAAGATTGAATTCCATTAATCGAATAATGATTGCGATGGACAGATTGAAGATTACGGAGTAATTCAACTAACTCCGTGAAGCGATTAATTGACCTATTCATTGATAAGCTGTAACACCATGGCTATCGAAATTTTATCAGTACACACCATTTAATATAGTTATCAGGTTAAACCTGGAGGAAATATCCTATAAGGTATCTAACTTATGGGCAGTATAAACTGACTGCCCAAATTTCCGCCGGAAATAGATGGCTATTGAGAAAAATCGTGCAAATGTCTAAATAACGTAAATGACTCCCCACTGTGGCACTAAAAAGTTGCTTACTTTACTGCAAATCGTCGAAATCTTCATGTGAATGCGTCTCTATTGTCCGTTCGGCTTTATGATTCGTCATACGTCTCAAAGCCGACTTAATAGCCTGCTTAATTCGCGCCAAAAGGAAATACGAATTGGCCGGGGACGCCATCGCCGGCGGAAAAGTCCCTCTCCGTAGATGCGCGAATGGCCCCACCATTGTGTTGCCactaataaaatttaatgatgTAAACGGATAGCACGAATTTATCTAACTCAGAACTCGTAGGGAGCGGGGCACTGAGGGGAAATCAATTAACGACAATATATCAGCTGTAAAGCAAATTGAATTCGGTATTGTTATACGATACTGTTGGAGTTTGTAATAggctttctttatttatatcgctaatttataattttaaaaaaaaatcaaaaatcaaatcaaaatcatttatttgctcaaATAAGGTACAGAAGGTTggtaaattgttgacaatggtTCTCTTATTCTGCCTGTAATTTCGGCGTGCAAATAttagttacctacatattttattaattttcatttaatttcattcaaTCATTAAACATCCATAATgtcaatataatgtaaaaaaaaaaaaaaaaaccaaaagaAAAAAGGTAAACGTCATaatcataacaaaataaattaagataaacaTGTAATTCTCCAAAACCTACAATTTATACTCTAAAAACTCATGTACACTATAAAagcatttttcaattaaaaaccttgtcaaattatgtttaaatcTAGAAAATGGTAATGTTTTAATGGTATTTGGTAAtttgttatacaattttatgcACATGCTAAAGCTGTTATTACCTGTGAATGCGAGATTATTCCTCGGAGATCTCCTATAAGTGCACGGATAAGGTAGAGCTTTGGTGTGATGCATGCATTGTTTTCTAGAGTTGCGGCTGTTAAAAAATGATAGTGCCTTCCTGTCATGTACTTAAGGCAGATAGCCTACCTGGGCAACATATTAGGTATCATTATATCAATGGGCATACCTAGGAACCCAAACTTATATCAAGGTTAACTATTCAAGTcgttacttttatataaattataggtAGCAGCATCCTAAAATTATCGCGCCTTTATATGTTAGGTGCCTTTATATGTGTAAACGAGCCATATATAAGTATCAAACTGTACGTAAGCGACATTTGAATAGCGCTCAATAATTTAATGGAAAGCCGGTCATTGTGTACTCAGCGTAATGGACCGATAATTGTCCATCCAAACAGAAGTAACTCTGTTAATCAAAATGAAGCTCGCACCTTCCCTACGCATTATAAATGAAGTAAGCTCCCTCGTTAATGCGTACAAATGCCGGCGACCGCCACCTAGCccatcattatttaattattaac harbors:
- the LOC124641767 gene encoding dynein axonemal light chain 1-like translates to MALKPTTCKEAIARWEKIKGENSTEATVIELQFQWPPIEKMDGALSTLVSCEKLSLSSNMIDKIAGIAGMRSLKILSVGRNYIKSLAGIETVADTLEELWISYNPIDKLKGVGTLKNLKVLYMSNNLIKEWVEFNRLQECPSLRDLVFIGNPIVDSQPDVETWRNQASTRLPQIIKLDGIPIIRE